The sequence below is a genomic window from Nicotiana tomentosiformis chromosome 6, ASM39032v3, whole genome shotgun sequence.
CCTCTAAATTGAAAGATGAACAAAATGCTTATGTTCTAAGAGATAGTACAAAAAGAAGTTTTCCGTTTAAAAAGCATGAAAACATAAAAATCATTAAGGGTTCGTGAAAACAAAaagatgttgtatggggctgagtgttggctaaTCAAGATCGCTCatatgtccagaagatgaaggtagcagagatgagaggatgttgagatagatgtgcgggcacaccaggttagataggatcaaaGATGAGGTTATtcacgacaaggtgggtgtggtctctattgaggacaagatgcgggaagtgcGGCTTAAGTGGTTTGGtaatgtgaggaggaggagcacagacgccctggtgaggaggtgtgagaggttgacattggagggcctacggagaggtaggagtaggccaaagaagaggtggagcgaggtgattaggcaagacatggcacagcttcagctgaccgaggacatgacccttgataggaaggtatggaggtcgaggattagggtagtagagtaggtagtctagagtgttcataatagTAGTATTGACATGCAGTCTTGCTTTCTGTCgatagtaggtttttatgactaaccgttgttttctttcattgttgatcaccttattgtcttgttgtttttattctgcttttatatggttttttggtactgtcccttcttgtctatattttcattaatgtggttcTTATGCTttcttgagctgagggtctattggaaacaacatctctattctcacaaggtaggggtaaggtctgtgtacacactaccctccccagaccccacggtgtgggataatactgggtatgttgttgttgttgttgttgttgtttgttcaTGTTGCTCCGAAAGTGGCAGATGTGCTTCACTCCAGTAAAGCATGCAAGTTGAGTAATTAATTTTAAGCAGCAACAATGATTTGCCCGTAGCTACAATAACAAAATAGTTTTTCTCAGAAGGATAATAACAGTAATAGTTAAATTGTGTCTCTACAAAATCCATAAACCTTATTAAGCTTGAATATATATAAAGGCAATAAATATGCTACTATTTGCTGCTATTAGCTGATCTGAATAATTGTTTCATATTTTGCATATGTGCCTTTTGTCCTAGCAGCCTCCTTTCAGAAATCATTTCTGTAATTGGGTGAATAGGTAGTATACCCCAGCGAGGTTTGCAAACCAATTCCTTTAGATTGAACAGGGTGAATATACCTCGCAAGTTTCCCAGGGTGAGTAGTGGACTAAGTTATGGGTTGGTAACAAGGAAAAAGAAGCATTGAGAGGTGGGATTAATGCAATTAATTGATCTTTGGGGTCTGCTATTATGCGTTCAATCATTATTAAGCGCATAATAGATACTAGCTTTGCAGTCCAATGTCTGTGATCCGAACTTTGTGCTGCAGCAACAATAATAGTGTGTTAATGAGATGAAAGGTGGTTCAGtggaataaaaataaattaattttttttggtACTTGTACTGATTTTCTCAACTGCAGGCACAAAACAAGGCTGCATATTGGGCAGTTAGTGAAAGATACATCTGCAAAACTTAAACAAGCCAGCGAAACAGATCATCGAGTTGAAGTCAGTGTAAGTTTCAAGAAGTGATCTCCTTATTTCTCTGTGTTTGTCTTGGTGGGTCTGCGCTTTGATATGTATGTGCAAAACATTAATTCATCTCCTCTCTTCGCAAATTATCCATATTTTAAACATTTGCTAGCCTTATGTGTATTTCTCGCTCTTCTTCTGTCAGACTTCTCTCTTTTGCTTATAACTGTGAATTTGTTTTTTTGTTGCACTCAGGCTAGCAAGAAAATTACAGATGCTAAACTTGCTAAAGATTTTCAAGCTGTATTAAAGGAGTTTCAGAAAGCTCAACGCCTTGCAGCTGAGAGGGAGACAGCATACACACCTTTTGTTCCCCAAGCAGTTCAACCTTCTATGTAAGTGATGGTTATATTTACCGGAATTTTCATACAGTAACCAAGCTAGAAATATGAAAAAGTACATTAAAAGAAACTTGTATCTTGATAACTGATCTTGCTCTTTGATATTGTGAAATAAAACTTTTTACCTTCATTTCACCTCTCATTTCTAGTTCATCATTCTTTTGGTAAACAGTTACTCAGACGGTGAGATAGATGTTACTTCAGATAAAGGTCCAGAACAGCAAGCTCTCTTGGATTCTAGAAGGTGAAGTCTGATATTTTTACTCCTTTATGCTTGCTCGTAATAATCATTATTGTTGTAGTGGTGATGGTTCAATTAATTGCTAAAAGTTCACCAGAAGTTTGCTGTCAAGTTTTTGATGCACAAGGAATTGAAATTGGACTTTGAATTTGGACTAAAGTTGACATATGGTCTAGTGTAAATTAGATGGAGGATTTTTTGGTGTGTAGAGAACTCATTTCAATGTTTGGGATTAGGGGTTGGGATTTTTGGTGATTCACATTGTGCAACACGGTGTAAGGTGGCGTAAATTTTCTTAGTGTTGGTTTTCTCCCAAGACAAATTGTCCAAAAGAGCTGTTGCACATGATTGAGTCGAACTCAGATTCTTCTGAAACAAACCTAACTCTTTTGAAAATACACTAAAGGCAAGTTGATGTTAATGTAATTATGacgtttttccaaatgtgggctTGTTATCGATTGTTAGCCGGAATGTGAATGTGAATGTGACTCCTATACTTTTTGTGAGAAGACAAGCTATGATTATTCTGACATCTGCAGGATTCAAGGGATTACATTTGTCATATACAACAATGAATCGAAGTCAGAGGAGATAACTGTAATTCACCCTTAAAATGGGCACTGACATGCAGAGTTATTTGCTTGCATGACAACAGAGTTAAACTTCCAATTTTTTCATCTGCTAAAGTTACAATTCCTTGATCTCAGACACCTCAAATGAAAGTATGCTTGTGATGCAAATGTCATATAAGATCAATGATTTTACCTCGTTAACACATACAACAtgcatatatataattttttttatatatatatgtatatatataaaattgtaATTTCTGGCTTGCTGATTCTTAGTTTCTGTTTTATCCTCCATGTACTTGTGCTGCAGACAGGAGGTTTTGCTTTTGGACAATGAAATTTCCTTTAATGAAGCTATTATAGAGGAACGGGAGCAGGGAATACAAGAAGTACAACAACAGATAGGTGAAGTgaatgagatttttaaggatcTTGCCGTGCTTGTTCATGAGCAAGGAGCCATGATCGGTATAAATTCCTCTCCTTCATCTTAGCATTCAGGTACCAAGGGGGAACACATTTTGATGTTTGCAATTCTTTTGCAGATGATATTGGTTCCAACATTGAGAATTCTCATGCTGCAACTGCACAAGGGAGATCACAACTTGCTAAAGCTGCAAAGACCCAAAGATCAAATTCATCTCTGGTAAATCTTACACATCTCACACTTCTTTATCCAGAAGATAAAAATCTGGGTTTGGTGTGCTTGAATATGCTGTACTTTAGTGTGGGGCCTGTCTGTTACTCTTTCCTTCCCCAAAAAATGGCACTACTATTTATTTGGAgcataatatttttttcttttactaaGATTTTTTCAACTAATTTAGAAGTCTCGTTGACCAAGAAAATGTAATCTATAGTACCATTTTTGTACTCTCTAAGTATGTAGTTTTATTTACCAAAAATTAATGTATTGACCCTCATATCTTGTACCTTTATATTCTTTTTGGGACGGAGGGAGTAGTATTTCTTTCGGTGTTTTACTTGATAAAGGTTTTGTGGATTTTTGAGGAATTTGATTAGGAACACTGGTGGTTTAAATGTAAAAAAGGTATATAATGAACAAGACCACTCAGACAGTGGTCGACTTTGAAATTTTATCATTATTTTGTTATAACAAGTCAGATCATGTAATTAGCTTGTGGAGAGGAGGAATTTGTGGAAGAGCTTAGTGGTTAGGTTATGTGCTTAAAATTTTGGGGGTGGGTGGTGAGGGATGGGAAGTGcaggaatttgataaaatttcaaCTTCTTTTGTGAAGCTTTTATTATTTAATGTGCAGTCACTCCAATTATTCTGCTTCCCTCTCACTTTGTGCGCATCAGTATTATTGTTCCACCTTATTTTCCCCGAACTAAACAATTTATTGTCTTTATGATTTCCTGACATAGTGTACTTTCTGCAGACCTGCCTACTCCTGGTGATTTTCGGAATCGTGCTCCTTATTGTTATCATAGTACTTGCAGCCTGATTTGAAGACTTTGAGATATAGAGAAGGATACTAAACTCTGTTCAGCAGTGGAGTGATCTTTGTGACTCAAGTTGTTTGCAGGCATACCTGCGTTCGgttgtgctgcctcaaatctttgGTCATAGGAGAAAGTTTACTGTCAAATGAAGTGTTGTTTAATCTGGGGGAGGGGGAGGCAGGGTTTGTGTTCAATATTGTAAATTTGGTGCTTGGTGTGTTACTGCCTTGTAATGGCAGTATGGCAGGTGTGTGAATAAAAATAGATTCTTTGGAGGGTCTGCTTTTCTACTTGCATTCTATTATTTGACAAAAGCGTATGACGTTTTATTCTTTATGATACTAGTATGGTGAATAGATAATTTGTCTTGTTTGTTTTTTGCCTGTCTAAATCTTGTGTGGTAGGTTTGTACTTCTGGTTCTGTTCCGAGGTAGTTTTCAAAAAGTTACAACCTAAGCCAAAACTTTTTACTTGCTGTCTTGGAGTTGTTTTTCAGTTATCACTTCCCAAAGGTATTTGTACTGGAAAATATCATAATTGCTTGGATATATGCTTACCAGTTAAAGGGAGTAGCTAATTAAAATTCTACGGTAGTATTAGGATGTACAACTTGGGTATACTATGCTCCTCAATTCGCTGATCTTGAGATTGTTGGTCTGTTGAATCTAAAGTAATGTCTTAGACTAGAAAGTTTTTGAAATATGTATCTGCAAAATGTTTATAATCAATCTGTCTTCCTCTTTATTGTAACACCAAAGTGTTATAGCTGGAATTCGAATTTGGGATCTCTGGGTTGTTACTTGTTACTAACATATTTCAAGAACTAATCTATCCCCTTGGGTACAAGATGTTACGTTCCTTTTCATGGAAACTCCAAGCTGCCACCTCCTCTCCCAGAATTCAAATAAAAAGGGAACATATAAATGGAAATGGATTCTACAGGTTCAGTTAGATTCCATCTCTAGACGAGTATTCCTAGAATCAATTGTTatacagtcagacctctctataataaCATCGCTATATAACAACCATTTACTATCAAAGTTAAGTTTTTTTTGGAATCAATTTCCATGTATTATAATATACTCTTCGTTATAACAGCCAAAAAAATCTGGAACAAACGAGATTATTATAGAGGGGTTTGATTGTATGTCATGCACAGACTGGGAATGTACACTGGACCTTACAAATTTTCATGACAGAAGCAGCGAGTAGTCAGATTTCATACAAGAAATAAAAACCCAAATGAGAGTTTTGGTGTACAAATTATTCTGCAGAAAAGAAATGCGGCAATACTCAAATGAAGTTGTTTGAAGCAAATAATTATTGAGAACTAAAaaggcaaaattttcaaaaagggAAGGAACCAGTAGCAGTAACTGTTGTAGGTCACCTAACATCTCACGAATATGGTCAATTCACAAGAGGGACACCTGTAGCTTTTCTTAAAACTACTTACGACTGTTTCAAGTCATCTCTCATCACAAGCTGTGTTACCAGAATTATAAATAGATGCAACAATGATAACAAGTGCTGATACAATAGCAGACAGAAAAGTAACAGCAGATACGACTAACTCTATCAATTCATAATAGCTGAACAAGTCAACAACTTTTAATGCCAAAGCAAAAAATCATAAAGAAGCAGGTCTATCTGCTGATTAACAAAACAGCAAATCTTTCCAAGAAATGACTCAATTTAAAGAGGGTAGGGGTATAATTAAACCCAATGCAAGAAGACTACAGGATCACAACTTCACAAAGGAATTGGCCATTTTTGGCTTAAAAAACAACCAGCAATACAAATACCAATACTGAGGCATGTACTACAAAACAGGTGCCACTAAGCGATATCCAAAATTCACATACAACAAGAAACCTTTTCTTTGTAAGGAGTGTTCATCAACTATAAGCATAGACACAGTTTATTTTTTTGACTAAAAAGGGGCTGCACCTGAGATCATCTTAATCACAAGCTGCCTACGTACCCCAAAACAAATCCTAATTAAAGAGGGATCAAGCCCACACGTAGTTCTTTACATATACAGTATTCAATTGTATTGTTTTTTAACTAAGAAGGGGCTGCACCTGATCATCTTGGTCGCAGGCTGCCTACGTACCCCAAACAATTCCTAAAGGGGGATCAAGCCCACACGTAGTTCTTTTACATATACAATAAATCAATTTTCTAATATGAATCAGCTATCTATTGTTAGTTATAGCTAGGAGCCTTTCACGAATTCCGTTCTCTACTTCCTTCAGATTCAGCAGGTGCATTCTGATTATTGCATCAATGTTCTATAACCAAATCGCGAATGTGTGGCTGTGTCTTGAATGCTGTCTTTCGATGGGGTCTGCGCAAAAGAGACATGTAACCACTTTGCTTCTTCCTCGTCTTTGTTGCAGTTTGGACATTGTTGGCTGACTTCAGAAAAGAATGATTCAAGAGCATGTCCGCCGTCCAACGCAAACTCGGATTCTTGACCAGACAACTTCTCACAAAATCTTTTGCCTCTGCTGACAGTTTCTCATTCTCAAAACTTGGTTCCTCAGACCCGATTCGGCTTAACACATCATCAACCTTTGCATCAGAATTGGATGATTCCCAGAGGGGTTTCCCAGTGATCAACTCGTAGACAGTGCAGCCAAGAGCCCAAATATCCGCTTCTGGACCGTACTCCTGCTTAAGCACGGATTCAGGTGCCATGTACCTTTTAGTTCCTCTCAAACCCTGTTTTTGTGTCCAGCTATCTTCCAAAGTCATAGCAAGCCCGAAATCAGCGATCTTGGCAATCTCTGTTGTATCATCATCAGTAGGAGTAACAAGTAGAATGTTGTGAGGCTTTAAGTCGCAGTGAATAATTCCGGAGCCATGAATACGACTAAGCCCTAAAACGACGTTTTTGGTGTGTTTTTTAACTTCAACCTCTGGCATTCCTTTCCCTGAACAATTCAAGCGATCAGCCAAACTTCCACCGGAAGCATATTCTAACAATAAGTTGTAGAGGAGTACACCGTCTTCTAGCGTGACTTTAACACCGAAAGAGCGAATAATGTGAGGAGAGTCTTCAAACATGCGGAGAAATTCCCTCTCTAATTGAAGCGATTCAGAACGGCTGAACATACAAGATTTTACCGCAATCAGTGGTGGAATTAGACAATGATCAACAGTACCGGCGTTATCAATATTATCAGTGGAAGCTAAGGAAACAAAGCCAAATCCTCCTTTCCCCAATGTTCTCCCTCTCTTCCACATAACTTctacttcttcttctccttccgCCATTAGAACTAATTAGGTTACTTCGAATGTTATGTGAATATCCTCTGTCTCTCTCGCCTCTGCTGCGCAGTGTAGTTTTTGTAGTAAAAGTTTTGTTTCCTATTTGGCTACTAGTCTGATTTACCCTATTTTATTCGGTCTCCTCTCCTATTCCTAAACGGAGTAGTACAAATTTTTAGTATGtgatttcaattttatatttattgTTGCATAAATTATTCTAGAAATAAtgtttaaattaataaataaaaatcctgAAGAAATTTTATATAGAAATGGAATTTATCCTCTATTATAACTCGTAAACACTTTTTTTTGTTGTAAAATTGTTACCTTTTTAGGTACGTCCATCTATGTAAATTAATTAAGTTGTCCTCAACTTAACCACGGGATATACACCAATAAAAATGCTGATATTTTATTTCAAATGAGACTAATCAAGTTCATTCAACGAAATTTGTTATTTCTACTTTAAGGAAGACTAAAGAGCAACAATTAGAGGAGATATAGCAATTCTTTTTCGTTAATAGGACTATTCTGAATATTTTGTCAATTCCTATTTTTATACATTACTAGACGTAAAATATTCTTAACTCAAAGTTCAATGGTTATTCTTACTCTTTGAGATAATTACCTATTTTTCCATTACAAATTGCTAATTAACGTACTCTTTCAGTAATACATTTTTAACATAACCACATTCATATCATTCTAGTTGTAAGTATTGTATAGCAATCTATGAAGGTATTTCATCTTTTTATGTCTTAGGAGATGTCTTGCCTTGTTCTATTTCATTATACATATCTAATTCCACATTCATCCAAGAAACAGATCAGATATGGCCAGCAATACGTAACGGTTATTATCAGTTAAACAATACTGCATATTTGGAAAATCTAAGGCCGTATTAATACATTGGAGATAAGCATCACTGCAGGATAATATCAACAATAAGCAAGGCAAAACTGAATTTGAAACTAAAAGCTAAGCAGCAATTGAAAGAACCAGTCCAAGGAACAATCTATTGAACACGTTACACGCCAAGAAACTTTTGTGATGAATTAACTGCATAGAATGGCATTCCAAAGCTCACTCATGCAGTTGCGAGTTGAGAATGAACCTGTGATATTCACTAGTTTAGACATTTGCAGCTAGAAGACTACTAAACTTTCTCAGTATTGCAACAATGCTTTACTGTTCCAGCAGCAGTGATCTCAAGTCGTGCCATAACCCTGGATTGAACAATAATGACGAACAGTTCTGGAATGTAAAGGCAAAATATACAAATATAACTTCGGGGAACACTTAATTAGTGATGATAAATCATCTGACATATCACAATAAAGGAAGATATAAATTCTCTGCTACCCTGTGTGGCATTTAACACATTTTAATTTCTCTAATTTCATCCATTTAGGGGAAAAATGGAAAAGAAGTTAGCAGATCAAGGGCATAAGGAATGTGCTATTCTACAAGACTGTGCTATTTGTTGGGAAAACGTGTCAGGCtaacagaagaaaaaaaatatttaaaagagaaaaTTAATAAATTGCATAAGACAAGACAAAAGAAGATTTACATGGTTCGGCAATTTTTACCTACTCCACGGCCACACAAAGAATATCTCTTTACTaattgaagagagaaagaagaagttgagggatgatATACAAATGAAAATGCACACCCCTTTTATAGGCATTTGATGCCCTGCCgacgtaagcgcttacatcataggaatgccgatgtaagcgcttATATCATAcgaatgccgatgtaagcgcttacatcataagttcatctctttttgacttttctttcttttgttttgtctactTTTTTTTCCCACATAAAACAACAGGTTTGCTACTATCAATCTCCCCCTCAAACCTATGTtacatcaagaaagaaataaaaaaaaaagatttgcTATTCTCTGGTGGCGCCTTCACGCTATTAGTCTTGAAGGCTAACTAAGGCAGTGCACAACCTTAGTTTGTCAACACCGACAACTTTGGTCAATATGTCTGACTAGTTCTTTGATCCTGGTATCTTCTGTAAGGAAAGAGTTTCTTCACTTATCAACTGTCGGATATGATGATACCTCAACTGGATATGCTTCGATCTTGCATGAAACACTGGAttcttggcaagatgaattgCACTCTGGCTATCGCTGAAAAGCTCAAAATTGTCCTGCTCTTTACCTAGCTCTTTAAGAAAATTCTTAAGCCAAATCATCTCTTTTCCAACTTTTGAGATTACCGTGCACTTTGTTTCAGTGGTAGATAGAGCAATACTTTTCTGAAGTCTGGACATCCAGCTAACAGCAGTACTGCCCAAGGTGAACACGTAGCCTGTGGTACTTTTTCGACTATCCAGATCGCCGCCTAAATTTGCATCAGCAAAACCTTATAAGATAATATTGCTCCTTTTAAAACAAAGTGTCACACTTGAGGTGCATTTGAGATATTGCAATATCCATTTTACACCTTTCCAATGTTCCTTTCCTGGATTTGACATATTTCTACTGACAACTCCAACTGCATGGGCGATGTCAGGTCTAGTGCAAACCATaacatacatcaaacttcctactGCTGAACCATATTCAACTTTTCACATCTACTTCTTTTCTTCATCTTTCTTAGGTGATTGGTCCTTCGACAGATTAAGATGGCTTCCGAGTGGAGTGCTTCTAGTCTTTGTATCATGAAGACTAAACCTGCTTAGAACGTTCTGTATGTACTTTTCTTGAGATAATTTTAAGGTTCCTTCAGGCCTGTTTCTTCTAATCCTCATCCGAAGTATTTGCTTAGCTggtcctaagtctttcatttcaaactcctCTGCCAGTTGTTGCTTAATCCTGTTAATCTCATTTATGCTAGATCCTGCAATTAGCATATCATCAGCGTACAACAGTAGAATGATATAGGATTTATCATGATTTTTGATATAACAACAATGGTCCATCTCACATCGCGTGAAACCATTATTATGCATGAATCTATCAAATTTCTTGTACCATTGTCGGGGTGCTTGTTTCAAACCATGCAAGCTCTTCTTCAACTTACACACAAGTTTTTCTTTACCagaaacttgaaaaccttcaggtTTCTTCATGTAGATGTCTT
It includes:
- the LOC104106903 gene encoding syntaxin-22-like, which gives rise to MSFQDLESGRSLGSRRGYVNGKQNPTQAVASGIFQINTAVSTFQRLVNTLGTPKDTPDLRDKLHKTRLHIGQLVKDTSAKLKQASETDHRVEVSASKKITDAKLAKDFQAVLKEFQKAQRLAAERETAYTPFVPQAVQPSIYSDGEIDVTSDKGPEQQALLDSRRQEVLLLDNEISFNEAIIEEREQGIQEVQQQIGEVNEIFKDLAVLVHEQGAMIDDIGSNIENSHAATAQGRSQLAKAAKTQRSNSSLTCLLLVIFGIVLLIVIIVLAA
- the LOC104106904 gene encoding mitogen-activated protein kinase kinase kinase 20-like; this encodes MAEGEEEVEVMWKRGRTLGKGGFGFVSLASTDNIDNAGTVDHCLIPPLIAVKSCMFSRSESLQLEREFLRMFEDSPHIIRSFGVKVTLEDGVLLYNLLLEYASGGSLADRLNCSGKGMPEVEVKKHTKNVVLGLSRIHGSGIIHCDLKPHNILLVTPTDDDTTEIAKIADFGLAMTLEDSWTQKQGLRGTKRYMAPESVLKQEYGPEADIWALGCTVYELITGKPLWESSNSDAKVDDVLSRIGSEEPSFENEKLSAEAKDFVRSCLVKNPSLRWTADMLLNHSFLKSANNVQTATKTRKKQSGYMSLLRRPHRKTAFKTQPHIRDLVIEH